From one Anopheles cruzii chromosome 3, idAnoCruzAS_RS32_06, whole genome shotgun sequence genomic stretch:
- the LOC128273215 gene encoding uncharacterized protein LOC128273215: MGHSVQWKYSVLSVLLLGSAIASAVVNPSAKVDFTEADDLNEESNGAGFVSVYKNFPKIQVTVDTQKLKRVPQPETKSDESSSGSSGSSGSESVERPSVGVRTDITIEISEERATNDTRTPAASGDGAVKKDRNGTGGGGGGKKDRGDGAPDDDNASIPVFKGMAGVSPAKPKPKPTPERAPQGGGPIVTLGQRPPSTGFFYGSNDDRNRISGEYDAWNGRSNPHTVTAIWTTERPYLRRAEHDFAGQHQQTYYKGYIPFNVGHHHHPQASTEHHHSGDWKPCYCSIYQPWAARAPTNPVLPPAPHSPPATVPPRSKVDNKVDVPSASYRQQQYRSIH; this comes from the exons atgggcCACAGTGTACAGTGGAAGTATAGTGTTTTGAGCGTGCTACTTTTGGGCTCAGCGATTGCCTCGGCGGTGGTAAATCCGTCCGCAAAAGTGGATTTTACTGAGGCGGACGATCTGAATGAGGAGAGCAATGGGGCCGGGTTTGTGAGTGTGTACAAAAACTTCCCCAAAATTCAAGTGACGGTGGACACGCAGAAACTGAAGCGCGTTCCGCAACCGGAAACCAAGAGCGACGAGTCCAGCTCGGGTAGTTCCGGTAGCTCCGGTTCGGAGTCCGTCGAgcgcccgtcggtcggcgtGCGGACGGACATAACGATCGAGATATCGGAGGAAAGAGCCACGAACGACACACGCACTCCGGCGGCCAGTGGTGATGGGGCGGTGAAGAAGGATCGCAACGGcactggaggtggtggtggcggtaaaAAGGATCGAGGCGACGGTGCTCCCGACGATGACAATGCCAGCATACCGGTGTTCAAGGGGATGGCCGGAGTTTCGCCagcaaaacccaaaccaaagCCAACGCCAGAGCGGGCGCCCCAAGGCGGGGGACCCATCGTGACCCTCGGTCAGCGGCCACCTTCGACTGGCTTCTTCTACGGAAGCAACGATGATCGCAATCGAATCAGCGGAGAGTACGATGCCTGGAACGGACGGTCGAATCCACACACGGTCACGGCCATCTGGACAACGGAAAGGCCCTACCTACGGAGGGCGGAGCATGACTTTGCTG GTCAGCACCAGCAGACATACTACAAAGGGTACATTCCGTTCAATgtgggccaccaccatcatccccAAGCATCGACCGAGCATCACCATTCGGGAGACTGGAAGCCGTGTTACTGCAGCATCTATCAGCCGTGGGCCGCACGTGCCCCAACGAATCCCGTTCTTCCTCCCGCGCCGCACTCACCACCCGCCACTGTTCCGCCCAGGAGTAAAGTGGACAACAAAGTTGACGTCCCGAGTGCATCgtaccggcagcagcagtaccgcTCCATCCACTAA
- the LOC128273218 gene encoding uncharacterized protein LOC128273218, whose protein sequence is MLTRKSLLLVTLGLVMVISLPARSRAAPRPVDAVDQMEEMEELGLVGCNHAVTVTVLPLPGFTATPDPRSSLEISFESSESESKENTTASGSPTMIRE, encoded by the exons ATGTTGACCCGAAAGAGTCTGCTACTTGTGACGCTAGGATTAGTGATGGTGATCAGTTTGCCAGCGCGCTCCAGGGCAG CTCCCCGACCGGTGGACGCCGTAGATCAGATGGAAGAAATGGAGGAGCTGGGATTAGTTGGCTGCAATCATGCCGTCACCGTGACGGTTCTCCCGCTGCCCGGATTTACCGCGACACCGGATCCTCGATCGTCGTTGGAAATATCGTTTGAGtcgagtgaaagtgaatcgAAGGAGAACACAACGGCCAGTGGCTCACCAACTATGATTAGGGAGTAA
- the LOC128273217 gene encoding uncharacterized protein LOC128273217, which yields MRLVVLGLLAIGIGEVFSSPVLGGWGKHDGNGLLGKVANLSHTVYEKKREFLNGVNEKVSRMLWVPPWSTTTTTVPPVPSSTTDAPRVADTPNIWWWQTSSKPVKSFTSTEPTITLQSTTSKVQLDDDRLMFTVADTNQLELPNVSMYARSYFIPEELRLTDSNAVEFVAPTIFGRGPPAAPQGDPDRLIMH from the exons ATGCGCCTGGTAGTGCTGGGTCTGCTAGCCATCGGCATCGGAGAAGTGTTTTCCT CTCCAGTACTGGGTGGCTGGGGTAAGCATGATGGGAACGGTTTGCTAGG GAAGGTGGCCAATCTGTCGCACACAGTTTACGAGAAGAAGCGAGAGTTTCTGAACGGTGTTAACGAGAAGGTTTCGAGGATGCTCTGGGTCCCACCATggtcaacaacaacgacgacggttccgCCTGTGCCGAGCAGTACCACCGACGCTCCACGAGTGGCAGATACTCCTAATATTTGGTGGTGGCAAACGTCCTCCAAGCCGGTGAAGTCGTTCACGTCCACCGAGCCAACGATCACGCTACAATCAACCACTTCCAAGGTCCAGCTGGATGACGATCGTCTTATGTTCACCGTGGCGGATACGAATCAGCTTGAGCTACCCAACGTATCGATG TACGCAAGAAGCTACTTCATTCCGGAGGAACTGCGACTGACGGATTCGAATGCGGTAGAGTTTGTTGCTCCTACAATTTTCGGACGTGGACCTCCAGCAGCGCCTCAGGGCGATCCGGACCGACTCATTATGCACTGa
- the LOC128271644 gene encoding mucin-21, whose amino-acid sequence MWKSLVFVAVLVGISSAGSASWSEDISVHNNHAVTGIHYSQHESSVNAARRAAADRLQQSAALVASSGSAGPCETLCYMSADAGDAETIGQGIVGFTSAGGATSGSSQKYSSSSSRHESSVQNAVAAPIVYPVASTGTRSSFSSSSSSRQIAASTAAQPVLGQLYSTQGRDRVHSGNVIATTGIREGTYIQPLVYPVPAPQTHASQSSYERSSSVVTRPATASVVYVPTADTAASNTFNTRSSYVSSSSADQQHLQPVAYAPGANSDYARRNEFASQQDLQYRQYPAKNTYVLYSKPMPASVQYYAAPSRSRVEDSATSTSYDSSGRVVNLNIVQPALTERLDEQRTQRAQSVQQSVHQPDVYATRGHIDHVDGDTLVEEEVDTDTAIPVSGGTSSSSQSRREHQQSYVRTGSYTPTVAPSLATGSNRYSSQTSEAQRRQTYHSAPGYVQVVPVAGGTAGSVASSNYESASEQQRHSSGGYVPVPVQPVSTGGAASSTSRHASSVQEQRSNTYSNPGGYYTAAGTGGAGYGSQYSAQSSSSHSNRYSKPGTTGFQHYPITNDELGRRFGASGGNPSGLGADADLHNIMSETESLARVQAQNVHNGAVAGSGTIDTDTRFGGSSADDGLGTMPGGFKRTKSWSSSSKWASEQRYGDDGKPKTYSMLSTAESEKHNVNGKTTGYKAATTTLEDDGKVSTYSLHTT is encoded by the exons ATGTGGAAGTCGTTGGTGTTCGTCGCGGTTCTGGTTGGCATCAGTAGTGCAG GTTCCGCATCATGGTCAGAAGATATTTCGGTGCACAATAA TCATGCCGTAACGGGAAT ACACTACTCGCAGCACGAGTCATCGGTGAACGCGGCCCGCAGAGCTGCCGCGGATCGTCTACAGCAGTCGGCAGCACTGGTAGCTTCCAGTGGCTCCGCAGGTCCTTGCGAAACGCTTTGCTACATGTCGGCGGACGCTGGAGATGCGGAAACTATCGGGCAGGGTATCGTAGGCTTTACGTCAGCCGGTGGAGCGACATCCGGATCGTCACAGAAGTACTCGTCGAGTTCTTCGCGGCACGAGTCTAGCGTCCAGAATGCCGTCGCCGCGCCGATCGTTTATCCTGTTGCGTCCACCGGTACAAGATCGAGCTTCTCGAGCTCATCATCCTCCCGTCAGATTGCTGCTTCAACGGCAGCGCAACCGGTACTGGGACAACTGTACAGTACCCAGGGCCGTGATCGGGTACATTCGGGAAACGTAATCGCTACGACCGGCATCCGCGAGGGAACGTACATTCAACCCCTGGTATATCCGGTTCCTGCCCCACAGACCCACGCTTCCCAGAGCAGCTACGAGCGATCGAGCTCGGTGGTCACCAgaccggccacggccagcgtgGTTTACGTGCCCACGGCTGATACGGCCGCAAGCAACACCTTCAACACTCGTTCCAGCTacgtctcgtcgtcgtcggcggaccAACAGCACTTGCAGCCGGTCGCCTATGCACCGGGCGCCAACAGTGACTACGCGAGGCGCAATGAGTTCGCCTCGCAGCAGGACCTCCAGTACCGCCAGTATCCTGCGAAGAACACGTACGTTCTGTACTCGAAACCGATGCCGGCCTCGGTGCAGTACTACGCCGCACCCTCTCGGTCCCGCGTCGAAGACTCCGCGACGTCGACGAGCTATGACTCTTCGGGGCGCGTTGTCAATCTGAACATAGTGCAACCGGCGCTTACCGAGCGTCTCGATGAGCAGCGTACTCAGCGAGCCCAATCGGTTCAACAGTCCGTACATCAACCGGATGTTTACGCGACGCGAGGCCACATCGATCACGTCGACGGCGACACACTCGTAGAGGAAGAAGTCGATACCGACACGGCGATCCCCGTATCTGGCGGTACCTCTTCTTCGTCCCAGTCCCGTCGGGAGCATCAACAAAGCTATGTCCGCACGGGTTCCTACACCCCAACCGTAGCACCTTCCCTGGCAACCGGTTCGAACCGTTACAGTTCGCAGACTTCCGAAGCACAGCGCCGCCAAACGTACCACTCGGCACCGGGCTACGTCCAGGTTGTGCCCGTGGCTGGCGGTACCGCGGGGTCGGTAGCTTCGTCCAACTACGAAAGTGCCtccgagcagcagcgacacAGTAGTGGAGGTTACGTACCGGTCCCGGTTCAACCGGTTTCGACCGGAGGAGCAGCCTCCTCCACGAGCAGACATGCGTCCAGTGTTCAGGAGCAGCGTAGCAACACTTATTCGAATCCCGGTGGCTACTACACGGCTGCTGGCACGGGCGGTGCCGGTTATGGCTCGCAGTACTCGGCGCAGTCCAGTTCATCGCACAGCAATCGTTACAGTAAGCCGGGTACCACCGGGTTCCAGCATTATCCGATCACGAACGATGAGCTGGGACGTCGGTTTGGTGCGTCCGGCGGAAACCCTAGTGGGCtcggtgctgatgctgatctGCACAACATCATGAGCGAAACGGAGTCACTGGCACGGGTACAGGCACAGAACGTGCACAACGGAGCCGTAGCGGGTAGTGGGACGATCGACACGGACACTCGGTTCGGAGGGTCGAGTGCCGACGATGGTCTGGGCACGATGCCGGGAGGATTCAAGCGCACCAAGTCGTGGTCCAGCAGTTCCAAGTGGGCATCGGAGCAGCGG TACGGCGATGATGGCAAACCGAAAACGTACAGCATGCTCTCGACGGCCGAAAGTGAGAAGCACAACGTCAACGGTAAGACGACGGGTTATAAGGCGGCTACCACCACGCTCGAGGACGACGGTAAAGTAAGCACCTACAGTTTGCACACAACGTAG
- the LOC128270659 gene encoding uncharacterized protein LOC128270659: TVDTQKLKRVPQPETKSDESSSGSSGSSGSESVERPSVGVRTDITIEISEERATNDTRTPAAGGDGGVKKDRNGTGGGGGGKKDRGDGAPDDDNASIPVFKGMAGVSPAKPKPKPTPERPPQGGGPIVTLGQRPPSTSFFYGSNDDRNRISGEYDAWNGRSHPHTVTAIWTTERPYLRRAEHDFAGE; this comes from the coding sequence ACGGTGGACACGCAGAAACTGAAGCGCGTTCCGCAACCGGAAACCAAGAGCGACGAGTCCAGCTCGGGTAGTTCCGGTAGCTCCGGTTCGGAGTCCGTCGAgcgcccgtcggtcggcgtGCGGACGGACATAACGATCGAGATATCGGAGGAAAGAGCCACGAACGACACACGCactccggcggccggtggtgatggtggggtGAAGAAGGATCGCAACGgcactggcggtggtggtggcggtaaaAAGGATCGAGGCGACGGTGCACCCGACGATGACAATGCCAGCATACCGGTGTTCAAGGGTATGGCCGGAGTTTCGCCagcaaaacccaaaccaaagCCAACGCCAGAGCGGCCGCCCCAAGGCGGGGGACCCATCGTGACCCTCGGTCAGCGGCCACCTTCGACTAGCTTCTTCTACGGAAGCAACGATGATCGCAATCGAATCAGTGGAGAGTACGACGCCTGGAACGGACGGTCGCATCCACACACGGTCACGGCCATCTGGACAACGGAAAGGCCCTACCTACGAAGGGCGGAGCACGACTTTGCTGGTGAGTAG
- the LOC128275288 gene encoding ATP-dependent RNA helicase glh-2 isoform X3 codes for MKLLIVCVLIAGASAAYSGTGVYNSVSPGGAYADKFPHGGTGYNGGYTTHYVSPNGGGVAVGAGTANFAPGFGGPFGAPGFGPGFVGAPTVDFNSFFQGIQANFANLYQQQFAAQQALFNSIRQQQAALSSLNAGVPVYASNFAAGGNYGGPGFGGPNIASSSASFGPGGFHQTAAIHPNNPGVPNVDTRFGGTEESTGFQNGKPGFVGVSSFTSSSNINGQTHREAITSVNDNGKVTTHRVHS; via the exons ATGAAGTTGCTCATAGTGTGTGTCCTCATAGCCGGAGCATCGGCAG CATACTCCGGAACAGGTGTTTATAATAGCGTGTCTCCCGGTGGTGCCTATGCTGACAAATTCCCTCACGGCGGTACAGGTTACAATGGCGGCTACACGACACACTACGTCAGtcccaacggtggtggtgtagcGGTCGGTGCCGGAACCGCTAACTTTGCTCCCGGTTTCGGGGGCCCCTTCGGAGCTCCCGGTTTCGGGCCAGGGTTCGTCGGAGCACCGACGGTGGACTTCAACAGCTTCTTCCAGGGCATCCAGGCCAACTTCGCCAA TCTgtaccagcagcagttcgCCGCCCAGCAAGCTCTGTTCAACAGCATTCGTCAGCAGCAGGCCGCTTTGTCCTCGCTGAATGCTGGTGTTCCGGTATACGCATCAAACTTTGCCGCCGGTGGTAACTACGGCGGTCCAGGCTTCGGAGGACCCAACATAGCCAGCTCGTCTGCCTCGTTCGGCCCGGGAGGATTCCATCAGACGGCCGCGATCCACCCGAACAATCCG GGCGTACCCAATGTTGATACCCGTTTCGGTGGCACGGAAGAGTCAACCGGCTTCCAGAATGGCAAACCAG GATTCGTTGGAGTCTCCAGCTTCACGTCCTCCTCAAACATCAATGGGCAGACGCACCGCGAAGCGATAACGTCGGTGAACGATAATGGCAAAGTAACAACCCATCGAGTCCATTCCTAA
- the LOC128275288 gene encoding uncharacterized protein LOC128275288 isoform X1, whose amino-acid sequence MKLLIVCVLIAGASAAYSGTGVYNSVSPGGAYADKFPHGGTGYNGGYTTHYVSPNGGGVAVGAGTANFAPGFGGPFGAPGFGPGFVGAPTVDFNSFFQGIQANFANSMTQSSSGPGATASASASLLGSAWRKPSQHQINLYQQQFAAQQALFNSIRQQQAALSSLNAGVPVYASNFAAGGNYGGPGFGGPNIASSSASFGPGGFHQTAAIHPNNPGVPNVDTRFGGTEESTGFQNGKPGFVGVSSFTSSSNINGQTHREAITSVNDNGKVTTHRVHS is encoded by the exons ATGAAGTTGCTCATAGTGTGTGTCCTCATAGCCGGAGCATCGGCAG CATACTCCGGAACAGGTGTTTATAATAGCGTGTCTCCCGGTGGTGCCTATGCTGACAAATTCCCTCACGGCGGTACAGGTTACAATGGCGGCTACACGACACACTACGTCAGtcccaacggtggtggtgtagcGGTCGGTGCCGGAACCGCTAACTTTGCTCCCGGTTTCGGGGGCCCCTTCGGAGCTCCCGGTTTCGGGCCAGGGTTCGTCGGAGCACCGACGGTGGACTTCAACAGCTTCTTCCAGGGCATCCAGGCCAACTTCGCCAA CTCCATGACGCAATCCAGCTCCGGACCGGGAGCTacagcatcggcatcggcttcGCTTTTGGGATCCGCTTGGCGGAAACCGAGCCAACATCAGATCAA TCTgtaccagcagcagttcgCCGCCCAGCAAGCTCTGTTCAACAGCATTCGTCAGCAGCAGGCCGCTTTGTCCTCGCTGAATGCTGGTGTTCCGGTATACGCATCAAACTTTGCCGCCGGTGGTAACTACGGCGGTCCAGGCTTCGGAGGACCCAACATAGCCAGCTCGTCTGCCTCGTTCGGCCCGGGAGGATTCCATCAGACGGCCGCGATCCACCCGAACAATCCG GGCGTACCCAATGTTGATACCCGTTTCGGTGGCACGGAAGAGTCAACCGGCTTCCAGAATGGCAAACCAG GATTCGTTGGAGTCTCCAGCTTCACGTCCTCCTCAAACATCAATGGGCAGACGCACCGCGAAGCGATAACGTCGGTGAACGATAATGGCAAAGTAACAACCCATCGAGTCCATTCCTAA
- the LOC128275288 gene encoding ATP-dependent RNA helicase glh-2 isoform X2, with the protein MKLLIVCVLIAGASAAYSGTGYNGGYTTHYVSPNGGGVAVGAGTANFAPGFGGPFGAPGFGPGFVGAPTVDFNSFFQGIQANFANSMTQSSSGPGATASASASLLGSAWRKPSQHQINLYQQQFAAQQALFNSIRQQQAALSSLNAGVPVYASNFAAGGNYGGPGFGGPNIASSSASFGPGGFHQTAAIHPNNPGVPNVDTRFGGTEESTGFQNGKPGFVGVSSFTSSSNINGQTHREAITSVNDNGKVTTHRVHS; encoded by the exons ATGAAGTTGCTCATAGTGTGTGTCCTCATAGCCGGAGCATCGGCAG CATACTCCGGAACAG GTTACAATGGCGGCTACACGACACACTACGTCAGtcccaacggtggtggtgtagcGGTCGGTGCCGGAACCGCTAACTTTGCTCCCGGTTTCGGGGGCCCCTTCGGAGCTCCCGGTTTCGGGCCAGGGTTCGTCGGAGCACCGACGGTGGACTTCAACAGCTTCTTCCAGGGCATCCAGGCCAACTTCGCCAA CTCCATGACGCAATCCAGCTCCGGACCGGGAGCTacagcatcggcatcggcttcGCTTTTGGGATCCGCTTGGCGGAAACCGAGCCAACATCAGATCAA TCTgtaccagcagcagttcgCCGCCCAGCAAGCTCTGTTCAACAGCATTCGTCAGCAGCAGGCCGCTTTGTCCTCGCTGAATGCTGGTGTTCCGGTATACGCATCAAACTTTGCCGCCGGTGGTAACTACGGCGGTCCAGGCTTCGGAGGACCCAACATAGCCAGCTCGTCTGCCTCGTTCGGCCCGGGAGGATTCCATCAGACGGCCGCGATCCACCCGAACAATCCG GGCGTACCCAATGTTGATACCCGTTTCGGTGGCACGGAAGAGTCAACCGGCTTCCAGAATGGCAAACCAG GATTCGTTGGAGTCTCCAGCTTCACGTCCTCCTCAAACATCAATGGGCAGACGCACCGCGAAGCGATAACGTCGGTGAACGATAATGGCAAAGTAACAACCCATCGAGTCCATTCCTAA